A DNA window from Hydractinia symbiolongicarpus strain clone_291-10 chromosome 6, HSymV2.1, whole genome shotgun sequence contains the following coding sequences:
- the LOC130647950 gene encoding pikachurin-like, with protein sequence MATIKFYIGFQKLSPVILRIEEEILKNIFSGHCEGDPCMNGATCNEVRDGYECICPTGYKGTDCEGIERRISFKTVNILSGTQNTQKNVFFHTLYPAIKRHVVDYYPAIENHAVN encoded by the coding sequence ATGGCGACAATAAAGTTTTATATTGGTTTTCAGAAACTCTCCCCCGTTATTCTTCGTATTGAGGAGGAAAtacttaaaaacatattttcaggTCACTGTGAAGGAGATCCGTGCATGAACGGAGCAACATGTAACGAAGTTCGTGATGGCTATGAGTGCATATGTCCTACGGGGTATAAGGGCACTGACTGTGAAGGTATTGAACGTAGGATATCATTTAAAACAGTAAACATACTTAGTGGAACGCAAAACacgcaaaaaaatgttttttttcacacCCTTTATCCCGCAATAAAACGCCATGTCGTTGATTACTATCCCGCAATAGAAAACCACGCTGTTAATTAA